The following are from one region of the Desmospora profundinema genome:
- a CDS encoding PHP domain-containing protein: MKRWDLHVHTTASDGMMTPEDVVYLAREAGLSGIALTDHDTVEGVERAKAEGEKRGIDVIAGVEVSTLANGQDIHVLGYFMDVHDSRLLSRLKGQREVRQKRNGLVVERLRQLGVDIRLEEVLAKKREDGTNVGRPHIAEVLIEKGVVNSMDEAFDRFLGKDGKAYVTTPRLTPKDAIGLIREAGGVPVLAHPGLYGDDWLVCRLAESGLAGIEVRHPDHDQEMEQRYRDIAAKHQLIGTAGSDFHGERHGSMYHAPLGTCTVEGSVVEQLQNRRKPT, translated from the coding sequence TTGAAACGATGGGATCTACATGTGCATACGACGGCTTCCGACGGGATGATGACTCCGGAAGACGTTGTTTATCTGGCCCGGGAAGCGGGATTGTCGGGAATTGCTTTAACCGATCACGATACGGTTGAAGGGGTGGAACGGGCCAAGGCCGAAGGAGAAAAAAGAGGGATTGATGTCATCGCCGGTGTGGAAGTGAGCACGTTGGCCAACGGTCAGGATATTCATGTTTTGGGTTATTTCATGGATGTCCACGATTCCCGGTTATTGTCCAGACTGAAGGGGCAAAGGGAGGTCCGGCAAAAACGAAATGGATTGGTTGTGGAACGACTGCGCCAATTGGGGGTGGATATCCGTCTGGAGGAAGTGTTAGCCAAAAAGCGGGAGGATGGAACGAATGTGGGACGCCCTCATATCGCAGAGGTGCTGATTGAAAAAGGAGTCGTAAACAGCATGGATGAAGCGTTTGACCGCTTTCTCGGAAAAGATGGAAAAGCCTATGTCACTACTCCGCGCTTGACTCCGAAAGATGCCATCGGGTTGATTCGGGAGGCGGGAGGGGTTCCGGTGTTGGCTCACCCCGGTCTGTATGGAGATGATTGGCTGGTTTGTCGGTTGGCGGAGTCGGGTCTGGCCGGGATCGAGGTCCGTCACCCCGATCATGACCAAGAGATGGAACAGCGCTACAGGGATATCGCTGCCAAACACCAGTTGATCGGCACCGCTGGATCCGATTTTCACGGCGAACGACACGGTTCCATGTATCACGCTCCTTTAGGTACTTGCACTGTAGAAGGTTCCGTAGTGGAACAACTCCAAAACCGGCGGAAACCGACATAA